In Sphingobacterium sp. SRCM116780, the genomic stretch GCTTTATCCATTGGTTGACATTTCTCGATATAGAAATTAATTTCATCATCACTTAAAGTATAAAATTCGACCTCTGTTGTTTCTGCAAAAGTTGTTAACCTCTGATTATTTAAGAGACAAACAGCAGTAATTACTTCATGCTTATTTCCTGACAAATTTTTTAAAACTTGAAAAGCTTCATCTGTGCTTTTTGGCTTCCCTAATATTTCTTGTTCCGAAGTCACCACAATTGTGTCAGCAGTTATGATGAGAGCATTTTGAAAATCAGACAAAAAAGCTTCGGCTTTTTTCTCAGCAATTGTACGAACAACATCTATTGGTTTCAAGCTTGCATCTACGATCTCATCTGTTTCCCGGACAATAACGTCAAATTTTATTCCTAACTCACTTAATAATTGACTTCTACGTGGAGACTGCGAGCCCAATATAATTTGCTTATGTGCTAAATTTATCATTCCTTAAATACTTTTAATGGTTGAATCAATCTGCCATTTCCCTTGAAGTTTTAGTACTTTTTCCATCACATCACGAACAGCACCATCTCCCCCTTTTTTAGGAGATATATATTGACAAATCGCTTTTATCTCCTCTATAGCATCTGCTGGACATGTTGCGAGTCCAACCAGTTTCATACACGCTAGATCAGGTATATCATCACCCATGTAAAGTATATCTTGGAAATTCAAATTATAAGAATTCATAATTTCCTTCAATTTCTCGACCTTGTTAGCAACTCCAGAGTGAACTTCTTTAATTCCTAATCCAACAAGTCTTTTAGCAACTCCTGCTGAATTTCCTCCAGTAATAATAATAAGAGGATAGCCTAATTTGACAGCTAATTGCATGATATAGCCGTCCTTAATATTAAAAGTTCGCATTTGATCTCCAGCTTCATTGACAAGTACTGTTCCATTTGTCAATACACCATCCACATCCAATACGAAAGCCTTTACTTTTTTCAGATTATCAAAAATCATTGTTTTTTTTTCAAAAATAAGTATTAAAATATTTGAACTGTCATAAATCTAACTTAAATTTTTCTGCGCAAAAGTCAATTAGTTATTCTTAAAAGACAAAAGATCATATTAACGTCATAACGTAGATTGCAAAAACAACTTTATATAAAAACATTTGGAATAAATATATATTTAGCTGTATCTTTGTCGAAGATAATAAGCATTATCAAATGTGAAAAAATTAATATGGGATGTCTATTATTAAAAATGGAAATGACATTCATACAACATTCAATCAAATGTTTATCATTAATTTTGAACTATCAAATCACCAAATAAAGTGATTTATTTAAAAATGTCTTTTCATAATTTAGGTTTATAATTGGTTAGTAACGAACCCTGATGCCCATCATCAGGGTTTTGTTTTTTAAACAACTAGAATACAAAAAAAGCTGTAAAAAAAAATTATTTACAGTCTTCTTTAACTCACTTATTCTCTATTTTTGAGGGAGAGATTTAAAATTTATTTTAGGTTTTATACCATTTGCTTTTCGTATAAATTTACTACCAGCAGGAACATATTCTTTAAAAAAGCCAAAATTCTTCAAATAGAATCCTTTTTCATTTACTCCACCAGAATAATCCATTCGATATCCTTTTTTTCCTGTGTTATCTACTGTAAATCGTCCTTGTGTACACTCATACCAATTACCTTGGTTATCAGCTACCCACTGATTTGCAAATTGAACTTGTCTTTCATAAATTCCTTGATCAGGATTAAAGTTTTCCAAAAATGAATGAAACCCTGTTAAATATTGATCTGTCTGTGGTCGATGAAATTCGGCTATGATTTGCCATTTCCCTATTTCAGGAGCATAAAACCAAGCTGTATAGGCTGTGTAATTATTTCCAATAGGTCTCCCTCGTAATAAAAATTTATAGGTATTTCCTGCAACCCAGTTAAAT encodes the following:
- a CDS encoding Maf family protein, yielding MINLAHKQIILGSQSPRRSQLLSELGIKFDVIVRETDEIVDASLKPIDVVRTIAEKKAEAFLSDFQNALIITADTIVVTSEQEILGKPKSTDEAFQVLKNLSGNKHEVITAVCLLNNQRLTTFAETTEVEFYTLSDDEINFYIEKCQPMDKAGSYGIQEWIGRIGIKRIIGEYTNVVGLPTARLYQELKKIK
- a CDS encoding KdsC family phosphatase — translated: MIFDNLKKVKAFVLDVDGVLTNGTVLVNEAGDQMRTFNIKDGYIMQLAVKLGYPLIIITGGNSAGVAKRLVGLGIKEVHSGVANKVEKLKEIMNSYNLNFQDILYMGDDIPDLACMKLVGLATCPADAIEEIKAICQYISPKKGGDGAVRDVMEKVLKLQGKWQIDSTIKSI